Proteins encoded by one window of Rubrobacter indicoceani:
- a CDS encoding sigma-70 family RNA polymerase sigma factor, whose protein sequence is MQPQRDLRDIAEVRELFDAGRENGALDSSEVLELLQEVDLSTDEIQRVYGLLREGGIEVTDGGFIAGVLEGEEEDKQIVEEIVDNDLKARYTGDAVQMYLDEIGKTPLLTKPQEIYLARRIKRGDRRAKAHLTRANLRLVVSIAKKYAGRGVSLLDLIQEGNIGLMRAVEKFDHRKGFKFSTYATWWIRQAVTRAIADKGRTIRVPVHMVEKINKYYRVHRSLSAELNRDPSDEEVADLMEIDAEEIGRIRHVSRRSISLETPVGEDHSSELGDFIADEESATPHDMATSSLLKARMREALDGLPERERMVLEYRFGLTGGQPKTLEEVGERFDVTRERIRQIQLTALAKIKSSPHAASLRDLLD, encoded by the coding sequence TTGCAGCCTCAGCGCGACTTACGGGATATAGCAGAAGTCCGGGAACTCTTCGACGCGGGTCGGGAGAACGGGGCGCTCGACTCCAGCGAGGTTCTGGAACTTCTTCAGGAAGTGGACCTCTCCACCGACGAAATCCAGCGGGTCTACGGTCTTCTGCGCGAGGGCGGCATCGAGGTTACGGACGGCGGTTTCATCGCCGGAGTCCTTGAGGGCGAGGAAGAAGACAAGCAGATAGTCGAGGAGATCGTGGACAATGACCTGAAGGCTCGCTACACCGGAGACGCGGTGCAGATGTACCTCGACGAGATCGGCAAGACCCCCCTCCTCACCAAACCGCAGGAGATCTACCTCGCGAGGCGCATCAAGCGCGGCGACCGCCGGGCAAAGGCCCACCTTACGCGGGCGAACCTCCGGCTCGTGGTCTCCATCGCCAAGAAATACGCCGGACGCGGGGTGTCTTTGCTGGATCTCATCCAGGAGGGAAACATCGGCCTGATGCGGGCGGTGGAGAAGTTCGACCACCGCAAGGGCTTCAAGTTCTCGACGTACGCAACGTGGTGGATCCGTCAGGCCGTTACCCGCGCCATCGCCGACAAGGGCCGCACGATTCGCGTTCCGGTTCACATGGTGGAGAAGATCAACAAATACTACCGGGTCCACCGGTCGCTCTCCGCTGAACTGAACCGCGACCCGAGCGACGAAGAGGTCGCAGACCTGATGGAGATAGATGCCGAGGAGATAGGCCGCATCCGGCACGTCTCGCGCCGCTCTATCTCCCTCGAGACCCCGGTCGGGGAGGATCACTCCTCCGAACTCGGGGACTTTATCGCCGACGAAGAGTCGGCCACGCCGCACGATATGGCGACTTCCTCGCTTCTGAAGGCCCGGATGCGCGAGGCCCTCGACGGCCTCCCCGAGCGCGAACGGATGGTGCTCGAGTACCGCTTCGGCCTGACGGGCGGCCAGCCGAAGACGCTCGAGGAAGTCGGGGAACGCTTCGACGTTACGCGCGAGAGGATTCGTCAGATCCAGTTGACCGCGCTCGCGAAGATAAAGAGCAGCCCCCACGCCGCAAGCCTGCGCGACCTTCTCGACTAA
- a CDS encoding S41 family peptidase, whose protein sequence is MSGHFNRADTKNSEKARGRELSWWVRPVVSGAAFALVLITVAGGGYWYGYSQGPASLSAKDEESLRVYAEALNVVRDDYVDQDAVRPTEQTYAAIEGMLDSLGDEGHTRFLTPEERERSQESISGRYVGVGVTIEERDGRVFVVSPVEGSPADRAGVESGDEIIAVNGETVEGQDATAISGRVRGPEGSEIGLTVEKDDGERETYELVRTEISSPVASAARIPGTGTALVRLTSFSGESADQLRGEVQQAVDDGAEKIILDLRDNGGGRLDQARRIANLFLNRGDVIYIRQDADGQRTPAEAEGQPAFPDIPMVVLVNEGSASSSEIVSGALRDNSRATVVGETTFGTGTVLSEFDLSDGSAILLGIAEWLTPNGDFIREEGIVPNVEATLGEEGEQVTPNELEDLSRSEAFERDPQLEAAYEEVAGDG, encoded by the coding sequence GTGTCAGGGCATTTCAACAGAGCGGATACAAAGAACTCGGAGAAGGCCCGAGGCAGGGAGCTTTCATGGTGGGTCAGGCCCGTAGTATCGGGCGCGGCCTTCGCCCTCGTGCTGATCACGGTCGCGGGCGGCGGCTACTGGTACGGGTACTCTCAGGGGCCGGCTTCGCTCTCTGCGAAGGACGAAGAGAGCCTCCGGGTCTACGCCGAGGCGTTGAACGTCGTGCGCGACGACTACGTGGATCAGGACGCCGTCAGGCCGACCGAGCAGACCTACGCAGCCATAGAAGGGATGCTCGACTCGCTCGGTGACGAGGGGCATACTCGTTTCCTCACCCCCGAAGAGCGCGAGCGTAGCCAGGAGAGCATCTCGGGGCGGTACGTCGGGGTCGGGGTAACCATAGAGGAGCGCGACGGTCGGGTCTTTGTCGTCTCGCCGGTCGAGGGTTCTCCGGCGGACCGGGCCGGGGTCGAGTCCGGGGATGAGATCATCGCGGTCAACGGGGAGACCGTCGAGGGTCAGGACGCAACGGCTATCTCCGGACGGGTGCGTGGCCCGGAGGGAAGCGAGATCGGCCTCACGGTCGAAAAGGATGACGGAGAGCGCGAAACCTACGAACTCGTGCGGACCGAGATCTCCTCGCCCGTCGCCTCCGCCGCCCGGATACCCGGGACCGGCACCGCCCTTGTCCGGCTGACCTCCTTCAGCGGGGAGAGCGCGGACCAGTTGCGCGGGGAGGTGCAGCAGGCCGTGGATGACGGGGCAGAGAAAATAATCCTCGACCTCCGGGACAACGGCGGCGGCAGGCTGGATCAGGCCCGCCGCATCGCAAATCTGTTCCTGAATCGCGGCGACGTGATCTACATCCGCCAGGACGCGGACGGGCAGCGCACCCCCGCAGAGGCCGAGGGCCAACCCGCCTTCCCCGACATCCCGATGGTCGTGCTCGTCAACGAAGGTTCCGCGTCCAGCTCCGAGATCGTCTCCGGCGCGCTCCGCGACAACAGCCGGGCGACCGTGGTCGGGGAAACGACCTTTGGGACCGGGACCGTCCTCTCCGAGTTCGACCTCTCCGACGGGTCGGCGATTCTTCTCGGCATCGCCGAATGGCTCACCCCGAATGGAGACTTCATCCGTGAAGAAGGCATCGTACCGAACGTGGAGGCGACACTCGGAGAAGAGGGGGAGCAGGTTACCCCGAACGAGCTGGAAGACCTGTCCCGAAGCGAGGCTTTCGAGCGCGACCCGCAGCTGGAGGCCGCCTACGAAGAGGTCGCCGGAGACGGCTGA
- a CDS encoding ABC transporter substrate-binding protein: MSEFVTSRRPARSSVRGGFVAFFAATVCLGFLALGCAAQEVTDEPPRSVDHGGEEPVSQIGLGGTVRVSMPTSTAPSCFNPYLGACAGASNLDGVVFEGLLEYGPSGDFRPLLARAVPAYGDGTLSLEPMSVEVSLREAAAFSDGEPVTAEDIVWTYSRAMELADEGRISPELSGFSRLEAVEATGERSVRLDFEGPYAGWRDLLTAPVLPEHVYADAVGLSGLTLSDEPVGSGPFLLEEFRGGGGLDFTASPRYWTEELKYPRLDGLSVQYEGPGDATRSLASSNADFGVFIAGDAPESGDLVRAPALRQRTELLVFDSEGLDEPTRAAISSNVDRTSLAETVGMDQTGRVFATVPNTGEARSWDELSPEGTPTDLSGTSLRLAYPAGGPVRDTTAREIAAELERAGAEIEVERVPGGEFYASTLPEGDFDLTLLDLGRPAEYEALRGVLPDLSAGAIYTSLGRPEDEARYLRRTQEILAAEYALAPLFVWPDTFAWSSRLSGPEDGVTTGSLMRNVREWGFYK; encoded by the coding sequence ATGTCAGAGTTTGTAACATCCAGAAGACCGGCCCGTTCTTCGGTTCGGGGGGGCTTCGTGGCCTTTTTCGCGGCCACGGTCTGCCTCGGTTTCCTTGCGCTCGGCTGCGCGGCTCAGGAGGTAACCGACGAGCCGCCTCGAAGCGTGGATCACGGCGGTGAGGAACCGGTCAGCCAGATCGGCCTCGGCGGTACGGTTCGGGTTTCGATGCCCACCTCGACCGCGCCGTCCTGCTTTAACCCGTACCTCGGGGCGTGCGCCGGGGCGTCGAACCTTGACGGGGTCGTTTTCGAAGGGCTGCTGGAGTACGGGCCGTCGGGCGACTTCAGGCCGCTTCTGGCCCGGGCCGTACCCGCCTACGGCGACGGGACCCTGAGCCTCGAGCCGATGAGCGTCGAGGTGAGCCTGCGGGAAGCCGCCGCCTTCTCCGACGGGGAGCCGGTAACCGCCGAGGACATCGTATGGACCTACAGCCGGGCGATGGAGCTCGCCGACGAGGGGCGGATCTCCCCCGAGCTCTCCGGTTTCTCGCGCCTCGAAGCGGTCGAGGCGACGGGGGAGAGGTCGGTGCGTCTTGACTTCGAGGGGCCGTATGCGGGGTGGCGGGATCTCCTGACCGCCCCCGTGCTGCCCGAGCACGTCTACGCCGACGCGGTAGGTCTCTCGGGGCTGACGCTCTCCGACGAGCCGGTCGGAAGCGGGCCTTTCCTGCTCGAAGAGTTCAGGGGCGGGGGCGGGCTGGACTTCACCGCAAGCCCGCGATACTGGACCGAAGAACTCAAGTACCCCCGGCTCGACGGCCTCTCCGTCCAGTACGAGGGACCGGGCGACGCGACCCGGAGCCTCGCTTCCTCGAACGCCGACTTCGGGGTCTTTATAGCCGGGGACGCGCCGGAGTCCGGAGATCTGGTGCGAGCCCCGGCCCTGCGTCAGAGAACCGAACTCCTTGTCTTTGACTCCGAAGGCCTCGACGAGCCGACTCGGGCCGCCATCTCCTCGAACGTGGACAGGACTTCCCTGGCCGAAACGGTCGGAATGGACCAGACCGGGCGGGTGTTCGCGACCGTCCCGAACACCGGGGAAGCCCGAAGCTGGGATGAGCTCTCACCTGAGGGCACCCCGACCGACCTCTCCGGCACAAGCCTGCGTCTGGCCTATCCGGCGGGGGGTCCGGTCAGGGATACGACCGCCAGGGAGATAGCCGCAGAGCTGGAAAGGGCCGGGGCCGAGATAGAGGTCGAGCGCGTACCGGGCGGCGAATTCTACGCTTCGACGCTGCCGGAAGGGGACTTCGACCTGACGCTTCTCGACCTCGGGAGGCCGGCGGAGTACGAAGCTTTGAGGGGGGTCCTGCCCGACCTCTCGGCGGGTGCGATCTACACGAGCCTCGGCCGACCGGAAGACGAAGCCCGCTACCTGCGCCGCACGCAGGAGATCCTGGCCGCCGAGTACGCTCTTGCGCCGCTTTTCGTGTGGCCGGACACCTTTGCGTGGTCCAGTCGGCTCTCCGGCCCCGAAGACGGCGTAACGACCGGGTCCCTGATGCGCAACGTCCGGGAGTGGGGTTTCTACAAGTAA
- a CDS encoding ABC transporter ATP-binding protein, translating into MSATDTVNRPGKAPSGENILEARNLKMHFPIKAGVLQRTVGHVKAVDGVDLEVKKGETLGLVGESGCGKSTLARMILRLLDPTEGEVFFEGRDVLKMNRRDMLAVRREMQIVFQDPYASLNPRMTVGNIIAEPLTTHGIGSSGERKKRVQELLEIVGLNSEHYNRYPHEFSGGQRQRIGVARAIALNPKLIICDEPVSALDVSIQAQVVNLLQDLQKEFDLTYVFIAHDLSVVRHISDRVAVMYLGKVVEVSDGDALYRDPKHPYTASLLSAIPIPDPRKERERRRVVLTGDVPSPANPPSGCRFHTRCPRARDYCKENEPALEEHPDSSTSEASPHRAACFFPVKLGQSVDDRSEATPYRVGSQQPQHDATPEKLSEP; encoded by the coding sequence GTGAGCGCGACAGACACCGTGAACCGCCCGGGCAAAGCTCCTTCCGGCGAGAACATCCTCGAAGCCCGCAACCTGAAGATGCACTTCCCCATAAAAGCCGGCGTCCTTCAGCGCACGGTCGGGCACGTCAAGGCCGTTGACGGCGTAGACCTCGAAGTAAAGAAGGGCGAGACGCTCGGCCTCGTCGGGGAGTCGGGGTGCGGGAAGTCCACGCTGGCGAGGATGATCCTCCGCCTTCTCGACCCCACCGAAGGCGAGGTTTTCTTTGAGGGCCGCGACGTCCTGAAGATGAACCGCAGGGACATGCTCGCCGTTCGCCGGGAGATGCAGATAGTTTTCCAGGACCCGTACGCAAGCCTGAACCCGCGCATGACGGTCGGGAACATAATCGCCGAGCCGCTGACGACGCACGGTATCGGTTCGTCCGGCGAGCGCAAGAAGCGCGTCCAGGAGCTGCTTGAAATCGTCGGCCTCAACTCCGAGCATTACAACCGCTACCCGCACGAGTTCTCCGGCGGCCAGAGGCAGCGCATCGGGGTGGCGCGGGCCATCGCCCTGAACCCGAAGCTCATCATCTGCGACGAGCCGGTCTCCGCTCTGGACGTTTCGATCCAGGCGCAGGTCGTGAACCTTCTGCAGGATCTGCAGAAGGAGTTCGACCTGACGTACGTGTTTATCGCCCACGACCTTTCGGTGGTGCGGCACATCTCGGATCGCGTCGCGGTGATGTACCTCGGCAAGGTCGTCGAGGTCTCGGACGGGGACGCGCTCTACAGAGACCCGAAGCACCCGTACACGGCGTCGCTTCTGTCGGCCATCCCCATCCCCGACCCGCGCAAGGAACGCGAGAGGCGGCGAGTTGTCCTGACGGGCGATGTCCCCTCTCCGGCGAACCCGCCCTCTGGCTGCCGGTTTCACACCCGCTGCCCCCGCGCCCGCGACTACTGCAAGGAGAACGAACCGGCGCTCGAAGAGCACCCCGACTCTTCCACGAGTGAGGCTTCGCCGCACCGGGCGGCCTGCTTTTTCCCGGTGAAGCTCGGGCAGAGCGTAGACGACCGCTCGGAAGCGACGCCCTACCGCGTCGGCAGCCAGCAGCCGCAGCACGACGCGACGCCCGAGAAGTTGTCCGAGCCTTAA
- a CDS encoding ABC transporter ATP-binding protein gives MPMLEVNNLKTHFKTQDGVVKSVDGVSFSLEPGETLGIVGESGSGKSVTALSVMQLNPKPPVEYPEGEIIFDGRNLLEVPEREMQKIRGNDIAMIFQDPMTSLNPVFTVGNQISEAIRIHQHVSKGEAKKKTVQVLKDVGIANPERRAGEYPHQFSGGMRQRAMIAMGLSCNPKVLIADEPTTALDVTIQAQILDLMIDLQEKYGTAIVMITHDLGVVAQIADKVMVMYAGRAVEQGPTEPIFYDPLMPYSWSLLRSLPRLDTAGEVRLLPIKGSPPSLIFLPDGCNFSPRCPFVKAECHTTDPALVEKRPDHSAACILSVEEIEAEKRRVEQELGVQR, from the coding sequence ATGCCGATGCTCGAGGTAAACAACCTGAAGACGCATTTCAAAACGCAGGACGGCGTAGTGAAGAGCGTTGACGGCGTCTCCTTTTCCCTGGAGCCGGGCGAGACGCTCGGCATCGTCGGGGAGTCCGGGAGCGGCAAGAGCGTAACCGCGCTCAGCGTGATGCAGCTCAACCCGAAGCCGCCCGTCGAGTATCCGGAGGGCGAGATAATCTTTGACGGCAGGAACCTTCTTGAAGTGCCGGAGCGCGAGATGCAGAAGATCCGGGGCAACGACATCGCCATGATCTTTCAGGACCCGATGACTAGCCTGAACCCGGTCTTCACGGTCGGCAACCAGATAAGTGAGGCTATCCGGATCCACCAGCACGTCTCGAAGGGCGAGGCAAAGAAGAAGACCGTTCAGGTTCTAAAGGACGTCGGCATCGCAAACCCGGAAAGGCGGGCCGGGGAATACCCGCATCAGTTCTCGGGCGGGATGAGGCAGCGGGCGATGATCGCGATGGGCCTCTCCTGCAACCCGAAGGTGCTTATCGCCGACGAGCCGACGACCGCGCTCGACGTAACGATTCAGGCGCAGATACTGGACCTCATGATAGACCTGCAGGAGAAGTACGGGACCGCGATCGTGATGATCACCCACGACCTCGGCGTGGTCGCGCAGATAGCCGACAAGGTGATGGTGATGTACGCCGGGCGCGCCGTGGAGCAGGGCCCGACCGAGCCTATCTTCTACGACCCGCTGATGCCGTATTCGTGGTCGCTGCTTCGGAGCCTGCCGAGGCTCGACACGGCCGGGGAGGTGAGGCTCCTGCCGATCAAGGGCTCGCCTCCGTCTTTGATCTTCCTGCCGGACGGCTGTAATTTCTCGCCGCGCTGCCCGTTCGTGAAGGCCGAGTGTCACACGACCGACCCGGCTCTTGTAGAGAAGCGGCCGGATCACTCAGCGGCCTGCATTCTGTCCGTGGAGGAGATCGAAGCCGAAAAAAGGCGCGTCGAGCAGGAACTGGGGGTGCAGAGGTGA
- a CDS encoding circularly permuted type 2 ATP-grasp protein, producing MQTEVSSLDVYNEARTESGEVRSAYQPLLEAFEVMGPSLRSERRRKAARRLRELGATFDLPDGDGGGSRILPADWTPRIVPREHWEALSNGLLQRGRAINAWLSDLYDGDPGEQSVVPEEVVRSSALYSPRAFPGSETTYPVHVYGPDVVHLGDGDYVVLEDNVRVPSGAAYADSIRRVGREVYRDVYEAYPSEVGEISGYYGMLRATLEAAAPPDVTEPHLALLTGGRGDSAYFEHRHLAGVCDLELLTPEDLDVKTEKVVSRNTGRRIDVIYRRADDGGVISDINGLGRVCRENHVAIVNAPGVGIADDKAVFPYVPEMIRTYLKEDPLLSSATTLPLADPDRRGEALDRLPELVLKPREGYGGLGVVIGPEADEATLAEARRNVSGNPDAFIAQECLNFSTHVTDPHASGEADSKPNECFIDLRAFVLPVVGYAMPGGLTRVAKPGTRVVNSSSGGGFKDTWVLQG from the coding sequence GTGCAGACCGAAGTTTCAAGCCTGGATGTCTACAACGAAGCAAGGACCGAAAGCGGCGAGGTCCGTTCCGCCTACCAGCCACTTCTCGAAGCCTTCGAGGTGATGGGCCCCTCCTTGCGCTCCGAGCGCCGCAGGAAAGCCGCGCGGAGGCTCCGGGAACTCGGGGCGACCTTCGACCTTCCGGACGGAGATGGCGGCGGGAGCCGCATCCTCCCCGCCGACTGGACCCCGCGCATCGTCCCTCGGGAGCACTGGGAAGCCCTCTCGAACGGGCTGCTCCAGCGAGGTCGGGCCATAAATGCCTGGCTCTCCGACCTCTACGACGGAGACCCCGGCGAGCAGTCCGTCGTCCCGGAAGAGGTCGTTCGCTCGAGCGCGCTCTACAGCCCCCGCGCCTTCCCCGGCTCCGAGACTACCTATCCCGTACACGTCTACGGTCCGGATGTGGTCCACCTCGGGGACGGCGACTACGTAGTTCTGGAAGATAACGTCCGCGTCCCGAGCGGCGCGGCCTACGCCGACTCCATCCGCAGGGTCGGGCGCGAAGTCTACAGAGACGTGTACGAGGCCTATCCCTCGGAGGTCGGGGAGATCTCGGGCTACTACGGGATGCTCCGCGCAACCCTCGAAGCCGCCGCCCCGCCCGACGTCACCGAGCCGCACCTCGCGCTTCTCACGGGCGGGCGCGGGGATTCCGCGTACTTCGAACACCGGCATCTGGCAGGGGTCTGCGACCTTGAACTCCTCACCCCCGAAGACCTCGACGTAAAAACAGAAAAGGTGGTCTCCCGGAACACCGGACGCCGGATAGACGTTATCTACCGCCGGGCGGACGACGGGGGTGTGATCTCGGACATAAACGGTCTCGGGCGGGTCTGCCGGGAGAACCACGTCGCCATCGTAAACGCTCCGGGCGTCGGCATCGCCGATGACAAAGCCGTCTTTCCGTACGTGCCCGAGATGATCCGGACCTACCTGAAAGAGGACCCGCTTCTCTCTTCCGCAACCACCCTCCCGCTCGCAGACCCGGACCGGCGCGGGGAGGCCCTCGACCGCCTCCCCGAACTCGTCCTGAAGCCGCGCGAGGGCTACGGCGGCCTCGGCGTCGTTATCGGCCCCGAAGCCGACGAGGCGACGCTCGCCGAAGCCCGGCGCAACGTCTCCGGAAACCCGGATGCCTTTATAGCGCAGGAGTGCCTCAATTTCTCGACCCACGTCACCGACCCGCACGCAAGCGGCGAAGCAGACAGCAAGCCGAACGAGTGCTTTATAGACCTCCGGGCGTTTGTCCTGCCGGTCGTCGGCTACGCGATGCCCGGCGGCCTGACCCGCGTCGCGAAACCCGGAACGCGCGTAGTCAATTCCTCGTCGGGCGGCGGTTTCAAGGACACATGGGTCCTGCAGGGTTAG
- a CDS encoding N-acetylglutaminylglutamine amidotransferase: protein MCGICGEVRKDDNAPDVGAVARINKEMTSRGPDGAGVWSQGKVALAHRRLRIIDLSEGGSQPMVDPDLGLTITFNGCIYNYPELRDELRKSGYRFFSTSDTEVLLKAYHKWGEDFVSHLKGMFAFCIVERDSGRVVLGRDRLGIKPLYLAETDSRLRFASTLPALLAGGGVDTTVDPVALHHYMMFHAVVPAPHTILKGIRKLDPATLLIIEPDGRRRKVRYWNPAFARNPDHDGMTENDWQDAILLSLKTAVERRMVSDVPVGVLLSGGLDSSIIVGLLAELGQKNLQTFSVGFEAVGGIEGDEFEFSDLIADHYGTDHHKLMVSSEKMLPALGQAIGAMSEPMVSHDVVGFYLLSGEVAKHLKVVQSGQGADEVFAGYGWYPPLEGAEDSGLDTYEGEFFDRPRSEMEDAISPEYLAATDVSREFAEAHFDQPGADTPLDRALRLDSRVMLVDDPVKRVDNMTMAWGLEARVPFLDHDLVELAAACPTELKLAHDGKGVLKEASRRVIPNRVIDRPKGYFPVPALKHLEGRYLDLVREALNAPEARERGLFGRAYVDHHLAAPNDGKTRLGSNKLWQLGLLELWLQERGV, encoded by the coding sequence ATGTGTGGCATCTGCGGTGAAGTTCGCAAGGACGACAACGCGCCCGACGTAGGCGCGGTCGCCCGGATAAACAAAGAGATGACCTCGCGCGGCCCCGACGGCGCAGGCGTCTGGTCGCAGGGAAAGGTGGCCCTGGCGCACCGGAGGCTCCGTATAATAGACCTCTCCGAAGGCGGGTCCCAGCCGATGGTGGATCCGGACCTCGGCCTCACCATCACCTTCAACGGCTGCATCTATAATTATCCGGAACTCCGCGACGAGCTGCGGAAGTCCGGCTACCGCTTCTTCTCCACCTCCGACACGGAAGTTTTGCTCAAGGCCTACCACAAGTGGGGCGAGGATTTCGTAAGCCACCTCAAGGGGATGTTCGCCTTCTGCATCGTCGAGCGCGACTCCGGCAGGGTCGTCCTCGGGCGCGACCGGCTCGGTATAAAACCGCTCTACCTCGCGGAGACGGACAGCCGCCTCCGCTTCGCCTCGACTTTACCCGCCCTGCTCGCGGGCGGCGGCGTGGATACGACGGTGGACCCGGTCGCGCTGCACCACTACATGATGTTCCACGCCGTCGTCCCGGCCCCGCACACCATCCTGAAGGGCATTCGAAAGCTCGACCCGGCGACGCTCCTTATAATCGAGCCGGACGGCAGGAGGCGGAAGGTACGCTACTGGAACCCGGCCTTCGCCCGCAACCCCGACCACGACGGCATGACGGAGAACGACTGGCAGGACGCCATCCTCTTGTCGCTCAAAACCGCCGTAGAGCGGCGCATGGTCTCGGACGTACCCGTCGGGGTGCTGCTCTCCGGCGGCCTCGATTCAAGCATCATCGTCGGGCTTCTGGCGGAGCTTGGTCAGAAAAACCTCCAGACCTTCAGCGTCGGCTTCGAGGCGGTCGGTGGGATAGAGGGCGACGAGTTCGAGTTCTCGGACCTCATAGCCGATCACTACGGCACGGATCACCACAAGCTCATGGTCTCCTCGGAGAAGATGCTCCCCGCGCTCGGTCAGGCGATAGGCGCGATGAGCGAGCCGATGGTCAGCCACGACGTGGTTGGTTTCTACCTGCTCTCCGGCGAGGTCGCAAAGCACCTGAAGGTGGTTCAGTCCGGTCAGGGTGCGGACGAGGTCTTTGCCGGATACGGCTGGTATCCCCCGCTCGAAGGCGCCGAAGACAGCGGCCTCGACACCTACGAAGGCGAGTTCTTCGACCGTCCGAGAAGCGAGATGGAGGACGCCATAAGCCCCGAATACCTCGCCGCCACCGACGTATCCCGCGAGTTCGCCGAGGCCCACTTCGACCAGCCCGGCGCCGACACGCCGCTTGACCGGGCCCTCCGCCTCGACTCGCGCGTCATGCTCGTTGACGACCCGGTGAAGCGCGTGGACAACATGACGATGGCCTGGGGCCTCGAAGCCCGCGTCCCGTTCCTCGACCACGACCTTGTAGAGCTCGCCGCCGCCTGCCCGACGGAGCTCAAGCTCGCCCACGACGGCAAGGGCGTGCTGAAGGAAGCGTCCCGGCGAGTTATCCCGAACAGGGTCATAGACCGCCCGAAGGGATATTTTCCGGTCCCGGCTCTAAAGCACCTGGAAGGCAGGTACCTTGACCTGGTGCGCGAGGCTCTGAACGCGCCGGAGGCCCGGGAGCGCGGGCTGTTCGGCAGGGCTTACGTGGATCACCACCTCGCCGCCCCGAACGACGGGAAGACGCGCCTCGGCTCCAACAAGCTCTGGCAGCTCGGGTTGCTCGAACTCTGGCTTCAGGAGCGCGGGGTCTAA
- a CDS encoding DUF1028 domain-containing protein yields the protein MNPKLALEYNTFSIAAHDPESGMFGIATSTKTPAVGAMCVYARAGVGAVVTQARTNPLLGIDGIDLLEKGYPAEDAISMLLHLDLQPERRQLLIVDSEGHCAAHTGDESEEWRGHLCGRNHVVGGNLLVGQRTVEAMSESFTESEGSYFPGRLLLALEAGQAAGGDRRGRQSAALYVVRDTPYPYLDLRVDEHPEPVAELRRIYGVVRKDLVPFIEALPTRGDTEGFTGEDIRGTLIPED from the coding sequence ATGAACCCGAAGCTCGCGCTTGAATACAACACCTTCTCCATAGCCGCCCACGACCCGGAGTCCGGGATGTTCGGGATCGCCACCAGCACAAAGACCCCGGCGGTCGGGGCGATGTGCGTCTACGCCCGGGCCGGGGTCGGGGCGGTCGTTACACAGGCCCGTACAAACCCGCTCCTGGGCATAGACGGCATAGACCTTCTGGAGAAGGGCTACCCGGCGGAGGACGCTATAAGCATGCTGCTCCACCTCGACCTGCAGCCTGAGCGTCGGCAGCTTCTGATCGTGGACTCCGAAGGCCACTGCGCCGCTCACACCGGAGACGAATCCGAAGAGTGGCGCGGCCACCTCTGCGGAAGAAACCACGTCGTCGGGGGTAATTTACTTGTCGGGCAGAGAACCGTCGAAGCGATGAGCGAGTCATTTACGGAGAGCGAGGGTTCGTACTTCCCCGGGCGGCTCCTGCTTGCGCTTGAAGCGGGACAGGCGGCGGGCGGCGACCGGCGGGGAAGGCAGTCTGCGGCGTTGTACGTCGTCAGGGATACGCCGTACCCGTATCTGGACTTGCGGGTGGACGAACACCCCGAACCGGTGGCGGAACTCAGGCGCATCTACGGCGTCGTGCGGAAGGACCTCGTGCCGTTTATCGAGGCTCTGCCGACGCGGGGAGATACCGAAGGCTTCACCGGGGAGGACATCCGGGGAACGCTTATCCCGGAGGACTAG